The window GGATGACCTATGTTGTCATTCTAAACTTCCGTCAGTTCCCGACGTGTGTGACTGAGTTAGTACCGGTTTCATTGCTCTCATCGATACTCACTTGTGAGTCAATTATGAGTTCACTCTTTAGTCTACTGGAAGCTCTAAACTTGTGCTGGCTTATCAAGATATGGCAGTCTCGGACTGCAAAATAACTACTCCTGATTCATCAAGTTGGAAGAGAAAAAAAATACAGAATTACTGCAAGAAAAGTGAGGACATTGTCATGGGATCTCCCCGAAATCCTGGACTCAATTTGTGTAAATTATATGTTTAGCATATGTTATCTTTAATGGGACTGTGAAGACTTGAACCTTCAGGCCGATGGAAAATTAAAGACTATAAACCACAGGGCAAGGCATCATCATCTTGAAGTGATATTTCAGAGCCTTTGCTCACATTTACCACGAGGTAGCAACAAATGCAAAATGTTTAAAATTTTGTCAGTGATAAGAAACATTAAATATTTCAAAAAAAAAAAAACATTAAATACATTCACACATTTGAACCTCCTGAGCAACCAACTGAATCTATCTTCAAGTTTTAACCCAGATTTAACCCAACTTTGGTGTAGCTTTTACCCACCCAGAACCTGTTCTGTTCTAAAAGAATCTACTTTTGCATAGCGTGGTCATCCATGAAACATTTAAACTTTACCAGTTTACCTAATAGAGATATCATAACTCAATGATGGAAGGGGAATCTTAGAGAGGGTCATTACTGAACTAAGTCATGTTTGGCAAAAGGGACCACAAGTGGCTCTAACTTGATCCACATCTCAGTTGGTGATGAATGTGATGGACCTATGACCTATCACAAACAACCCAACATACACCAACAAAATTTAAAGAAGAGCATTCGAATCAGGACCGGAAGATCATCTTTTGATAGCTCATTTCCATGCAGATCACATGGAAGACTTGAATATGCAGCTTCAAAATGATGATGAAAAATGTTGATCCATTTGACGCTCTAACTTTGTGACCATTATGATCCTAAGTTCCAAACACAGACATCACACTATAATTTCTACTCACTCATTGAAGGTATGGAGAGAAGGTACTTGCAAAATTGCATCAAAGAGATTATAGGAATGACAAATAGGTAAAACAAAAGAAACCAAACTAGGGGCATCTCCATGCAGCTTTCATCAAGAACAATATTCAGTCTGCACATTACTACTTAACCAACAGGCAACACACAACACACCAAACATATATATCTACACTACATCAACCAACATAGAGGAGCAACTTCTCCATACCATTTCTCAAACCATGGTAGCCCATGTAACTCTGGTAATATAGGTATAAGCTTCATAGAAAATTTAGGGAAAAAATGAAAGGAGAAGTAAGTTAAGCTGTCCCTATCTCTACTGATTTTTGAATTATATCCATCTTTTTCATGTTCTTTTGCAAAAGGTAGGAAAAATAAACTCAATTTGTTCTTCTGTTGCATGTACATCACTTTTTTGAGTTCTTCTACCCCACTTTAAAGCAAGAACTTTAAATTTGATGGACCTCAGAATCTGCTAGAAAGAAAAAGGAAACCCACTATGTAAGAACATCAAAGATATTCATAGTACAGACCAACAATTTTGAATCAAATGACATCTTACCAAATGCCAAAGACAACACAGGGAAAGGGAAAATCCTCAATTCCCTTCCTCCATTTGATCAAATTCATCTTCACATTCTACCTTTCCCATTCAAAATTAAATCTTTACTGTCATCACAACTCAAGAATGCACCTTTTCCCTGTAGTTAGCTTCCTTTATGTCTTAGTCTACCTCATATTCCTATCAACTCTCTTGGGGTTACCTTTCTATTCTCTAAACACAAAGCAGAAGAAAGCCACCATTCAAATTGTAAAGAGGGATTTTCAAGTCCCCAAAATATTCCAAGTTTCCAACCCTCATGACCAATTTAATCCGCATTGGATTAAACTGTGTGAGTTAGATGAGATGCATTAACCATACACAGAACTATTAGATCTTGAGCAAAAGAATTAAGCAATAAAATGAATCTTTTACAGAGAGAATGAGAGATCATATTCAAATATGATTTGATCATAAACAACAATATATTCCATCAATAATAACAACAATACACCATCACCCCATTTCCAAAGTTAAAAAGTTAACTCCTGCACCTTGTAATGGCGCTGCAGCCGCGGTTATACGGGTTGGCCTGAGCCCCAGGCTTGCAATTGTAGTAGGAAGCGCCGCGCCTGGAGCAGGGGACTGTGTTCCTCTGCAGCGCACCGTAGCTGATGTAATTGCTGGTGGCTAAGATGCGCCGGTTGATCTCTGAGTCAAGCTCGAACTCATCGTCGGAGACTAAGCCGGAGACGGTGGTGGGTATCCATGAGAGGTCTCCACCAGCTTCAATGGTGGATGATGAAGCCATGAGAAAGAGTGTGGCCCAGATCAGGAGGATTGCTACAGAGTATAGTAACTTGGCCATTTTTGCTCTGTTTGCTGCTTCTGGGTTTTGGGGTGTTGATTGAAGTTGAATGCTTTGGTTGCTTGATCTTCTTCTCTGTGTTGAGTTTCACTGTGATGTTGGTGATCTTCTGGTTTTGATGTTTTGTTGATGCTGTGTTGTTTCTCTTCTTGTTCTTTAACAGTGAGCAAGAGAGAGAAGAGAGAGAGAAACAGAGCCAACTAGACCAAAAACTAATAAGAGCGTCAGGCTGCAGCTCGCAACTTAATATAAGCGACTTGGCCAAATGGCTTTGGGGTTAGCTCTTATTACGATTGTGCCATTTAAGGTTTTTCAGTTTCTTTTATTAATTCATATTTTGAAATGATTTTGAAGACACGTTAATCACTCTCGTTCAGTTCTCATTTATAAATCATAACGAGTTATGTTCAACTAAAAATTAGGTGTTGCAATTTGATTAGCGACGTGAGAAAAAGAGACTTCAATTCTACTCACATTTAATGTGAGCAAACTTTCTTTCTAATGCAATTATAAATATCGATCACTCTATTTTAATTTATTAGTTGGAAGAACGAACCCCATCACGACTTCTAATTTCGATTCTTATGGTTTAGGTTATATTAAAAAAAAATTCTTTTAAGTTTATTTTTCTTTGATGTGGGATTGTTTTTTTTCATCGAAATATACAAGACATAAACATTTTGCTTTTCATGTCAATATTGTTTCTCTCATTTTGCCGGAGACAATCTTTCATTCAAGTTCAAATGGCAACATAGTAATAAGAGATACAACAAGGGGCATATTCTTAGCTCAACCTACTCTCAGGAATCAAATGTGAATAGTTGACTGGTTGTCTCCCCCTCCCTCTAGTTTAGAGAATAAAGTGAGAGATCAGAGACTAAAATAGTAGAAAGACGGGCATACGAGCTTGGTTTTACACCTCCGATTCCGATTCCGATTCCGATTCCCAAGTGGGGGGCAAGTCCCTCCAAGAATCGTTAACCGAAACACGTTTTCTCCTTCCTCTACTATCCTCATCATCATCATCATCATCATCATCCTACCTGTATTTCTCTAATCTCCATA of the Fragaria vesca subsp. vesca linkage group LG6, FraVesHawaii_1.0, whole genome shotgun sequence genome contains:
- the LOC101311010 gene encoding protein RALF-like 33-like isoform 2: MAKLLYSVAILLIWATLFLMASSSTIEAGGDLSWIPTTVSGLVSDDEFELDSEINRRILATSNYISYGALQRNTVPCSRRGASYYNCKPGAQANPYNRGCSAITRE
- the LOC101311010 gene encoding protein RALF-like 33-like isoform 1 gives rise to the protein MAKLLYSVAILLIWATLFLMASSSTIEAGGDLSWIPTTVSGLVSDDEFELDSEINRRILATSNYISYGALQRNTVPCSRRGASYYNCKPGAQANPYNRGCSAITRCRS